One window of the Salvia splendens isolate huo1 chromosome 1, SspV2, whole genome shotgun sequence genome contains the following:
- the LOC121744626 gene encoding major allergen Pru ar 1-like: protein MGVITYDVENPSSISAAKLFKALVVDSDTLIPKIMPQAIKNVEILEGDGGVGTIKVVHFGEGSEYKSVKQRVDAIDKVNLTYTYSIIEGDDAISGLIESITYHIKIVPTEDGGSICKNRSIYNVKEGAEVSEEKIKEGKEKALGLFKAIEAYMANPDY from the coding sequence ATGGGTGTGATCACTTACGATGTAGAGAACCCTTCGTCCATCTCGGCCGCCAAGCTGTTCAAGGCCTTGGTGGTCGACTCTGACACCCTCATCCCGAAGATCATGCCTCAGGCCATCAAGAACGTGGAGATCTTGGAAGGGGATGGCGGCGTTGGCACCATCAAGGTTGTCCATTTTGGCGAAGGGAGTGAGTACAAGAGCGTCAAGCAACGCGTGGATGCCATTGACAAGGTCAACTTGACCTACACCTACAGCATCATCGAGGGCGATGATGCCATTTCAGGGCTCATCGAATCCATCACCTATCATATCAAGATCGTCCCAACCGAAGATGGAGGAAGCATTTGCAAGAACAGAAGCATTTACAACGTCAAGGAGGGTGCTGAAGTGAGTGAGGAGAAGATCAAGGAGGGGAAAGAAAAGGCCCTTGGTTTGTTCAAGGCTATCGAGGCTTACATGGCAAACCCCGACTACTAG
- the LOC121744616 gene encoding uncharacterized protein LOC121744616, producing MTQSGKKHLHENMYPKVKVRVQREDADQYAYEKNSLQSLKAFEWLSLNHSSSSDDSSRPVVRVPQSYVPLSPPPSFYRSKEETNKKKADVKDGQKCLRATSAPRPRAVLSSPENDEIIGQRTPTRTQPSPGLKSRHGIQNRHTLCKIFPKSTTAEGLTPRKTHAKESSELKNDVIAKGRVTVLGDSRIRAGPQRKKIAPF from the exons ATGACTCAATCTGGGAAGAAGCATCTGCACGAAAACA TGTATCCAAAAGTGAAGGTGAGGGTTCAGAGAGAAGATGCTGACCAATATGCTTATGAGAAGAATTCCTTGCAGTCTTTGAAGGCTTTTGAATGGCTTTCTCTAAATCATTCCTCCTCTTCag ATGATTCCTCAAGGCCTGTTGTGAGGGTTCCTCAGTCTTATGTCCCTCTATCACCTCCTCCGAGCTTCTACAGATCCAAAG AggaaacaaacaaaaagaaagcaGATGTGAAAGATGGCCAAAAATGTCTTAGAGCGACTTCTGCCCCACGCCCCCGTGCTGTCTTGTCAAGTCCAG AAAACGATGAAATCATAGGACAGAGAACACCAACACGAACACAACCTTCCCCCGGCCTTAAAAGTCGCCACGGAATTCAGAACAGACACACACTGTGTAAGATCTTTCCAAAATCCACTACTGCTGAGGGTCTTACACCTAGAAAAACACATGCCAAGGAATCATCTGAGCTGAAAAACGACGTTATAGCTAAAGGGAGAGTGACAGTACTCGGTGATTCAAGAATAAGAGCAGGTCCACAGAGGAAAAAGATAGCCCCATTTTAA